A single window of Montipora capricornis isolate CH-2021 chromosome 14, ASM3666992v2, whole genome shotgun sequence DNA harbors:
- the LOC138031773 gene encoding uncharacterized protein — protein MNYLRAKLEGEAEEVISGLTLTNANYEEAIRLLQKRFGQNEIIINAHYTSLMDMPASSSITSALRTRYDSIEKHLRSLQALGEDVNTKMLVSLIMTKLPKDVITHLTDHKEDGQEWTVQLLRDKLHRFITNRENAERQCSIKDDSKHTAGSMWLTSEGKEGKTTTETLLSVPKPAKDQKVRRRDICVYCQGKHWSDECKKYATVAARKEKIKGQCFICLKPGHHQKDCKANKVCVHCQQKNKHHRSLCINKFQEKPAETAHVVTETISPVTENTLLASDEQVLMQTATVEVENLEKCGKQTIRLLLDTGSQRSYITEQLADKLQLPIKGSETLTVYTFNTSKPRQLQTPVTELRLLTKDGSSLHLRVNVVPKITGTLKRACFDTKKIEHLLKDITLADSIPTSKETTSIELLLGSDYYCDIFSGDIQMKQVVP, from the coding sequence ATGAATTACCTAAGAGCTAAATTAGAGGGAGAAGCTGAAGAAGTAATCTCAGGATTAACCTTGACAAATGCCAACTATGAAGAAGCAATCAGACTATTGCAAAAACGCTTTGGTCAAAATGAAATCATCATCAATGCTCATTACACTAGTCTCATGGATATGCCTGCTTCCTCAAGTATTACATCAGCCTTACGTACAAGATATGATTCAATCGAGAAACACCTCAGATCATTACAAGCCCTGGGTGAAGATGTAAACACAAAAATGCTTGTTTCCCTTATCATGACGAAATTACCCAAAGATGTGATAACCCACCTGACTGACCACAAAGAAGATGGTCAAGAATGGACAGTGCAGCTTttgagagacaagttgcatAGATTCAtcacaaacagagaaaatgCTGAGAGACAGTGTAGCATCAAAGATGACAGTAAACACACTGCTGGAAGCATGTGGCTCACATCTGAAGGTAAAGAAGGTAAAACTACCACTGAAACACTGCTCTCTGTTCCCAAGCCTGCCAAAGATCAGAAAGTCAGAAGAAGAGATATCTGTGTCTACTGTCAAGGCAAACACTGGAGCGATGAGTGCAAAAAGTATGCCACTGTGgcagcaagaaaagaaaaaataaagggaCAATGTTTCATTTGCCTAAAACCAGGCCATCATCAGAAGGATTGCAAAGCCAATAAAGTGTGTGTTCACTGCCAACAGAAGAATAAGCACCACAGAAGTCTCTGCATTAACAAATTCCAAGAGAAACCTGCAGAAACTGCACATGTAGTGACTGAAACCATATCCCCTGTAACAGAAAATACCCTACTAGCTTCAGATGAGCAAGTTCTGATGCAAACAGCGACAGTAGAAgttgaaaatcttgaaaaatgtgGAAAACAGACCATCAGATTGCTCTTGGATACCGGTAGCCAAAGATCATACATCACTGAACAGTTGGCAGATAAACTTCAATTGCCAATTAAAGGATCTGAGACCCTGACCGTGTACACATTCAACACATCCAAACCCAGACAGCTGCAAACTCCTGTTACTGAACTCAGACTGTTGACAAAAGATGGATCATCCCTGCACTTGAGAGTAAATGTTGTACCAAAGATAACTGGTACTTTAAAAAGAGCATGCTTTgacacaaagaaaattgaacacCTTCTTAAGGACATTACTCTTGCTGACTCAATCCCTACTTCAAAGGAAACTACAAGTATAGAGCTACTACTTGGAAGTGATTATTACTGTGACATTTTCTCTGGTGATATACAAATGAAACAAGTTGTTCCATGA
- the LOC138031772 gene encoding centromere protein H-like — protein MSADLGAIKRKLGPRKRHVNLNIQAAKEVKQRPIEGDLDLEQLLDDTREKRDQLQQPLTVYKSLRTQLEETAQSIGKREYDKVMEDYDDYADLTLEAEQLVVGLSSRMEMIKDRMEFKLRRGSVKVNIELEEKMLEIERQKAEIEHRKLQIEAERLNLEKEKLKKKLEVETAKQGRKVTL, from the coding sequence ATGTCAGCCGACTTGGGCGCGATTAAAAGAAAGCTCGGTCCAAGAAAACGGCACGTGAATCTCAATATTCAAGCGGCAAAAGAAGTTAAACAACGTCCCATAGAAGGTGACCTCGATCTCGAACAACTACTGGATGACACTCGCGAGAAAAGGGATCAGTTACAACAACCCTTAACCGTCTATAAATCCCTTCGTACTCAACTCGAAGAAACCGCGCAATCTATTGGAAAAAGAGAGTACGACAAGGTGATGGAAGATTATGATGATTACGCCGATCTTACACTAGAAGCCGAGCAACTCGTTGTGGGACTTTCCTCGAGAATGGAAATGATCAAAGACAGAATGGAATTTAAGCTCAGACGAGGAAGTGTGAAAGTAAACATTGAACTGGAGGAGAAGATGCTGGAAATCGAGCGACAAAAAGCCGAAATTGAACACCGAAAGTTACAAATTGAAGCAGAGAGACTAaacctggaaaaagaaaaactaaagaaGAAACTTGAAGTAGAAACTGCGAAACAAGGTAGAAAAGTAACACTGTAA
- the LOC138031776 gene encoding uncharacterized protein, with the protein MGSPVSPVVANLCMEEIGEYKSQISAIAVAPKVWKRYVDDSFCIIKKDEIPAFHNILNSLDPHISFTIEQENNGQIPFLDTLVSRHNGTINVDVYRKPTHTDRYLDSLSYNAPPCGFRLHYFTAGHQVITV; encoded by the coding sequence ATGGGTAGCCCCGTTAGCCCTGTTGTTGCTAATCTATGCATGGAAGAGATCGGAGAATATAAATCACAAATTTCTGCCATAGCTGTTGCCCCAAAAGTGTGGAAACGCTATGTTGATGATAGCTTTTGCATTATCAAGAAAGATGAAATCCCAGCCTTCCACAACATACTCAACAGTCTGGATCCTCACATTTCCTTCACTATTGAACAAGAGAATAATGGCCAAATTCCATTTCTTGACACTTTAGTATCTCGACATAATGGGACCATCAATGTCGATGTTTACAGGAAACCAACACACACTGACAGATACCTAGATTCTCTTTCGTATAATGCTCCGCCCTGCGGATTCAGATTGCATTATTTCACGGCTGGTCACCAGGTCATCACGGTTTAA
- the LOC138031774 gene encoding uncharacterized protein, with product MASKLGWILTGRIKCQEAQSAPSISMLTYTSSPVNAQLAAQFNVQTLPTEQKPQLDDFWKLETLGISEPMSVNDDDQALQKFNDTVRFEDGRYQVTWPWKKESPSLPTNYQLALGRLRCLTNRLAKNPEHLTKYDAVIQDQLHKGIVEIVPDEESVNTLKHYIPHHEIVTPEKTTTKIRIVFDASAKIKKGSQSLNENLHRGPIILEDLCGLLIRFRLNRVALIADVEKAFHQVGLQPEDRDVTRFLWLKDATKPTLENNVQELRFTRVPFGMISSPFLLAATVKYHLNKADTPVAKKISDNMYVDNMVTGVATSEQAVEFYKEAKSLFQSSSMNLREWASNSKEFLQNIPESDQTRGDTMKILGTTWNMTSDTIFVNGSETSSCPVTSKREALQSTRRIYDPLGFFPPVTLNGKLFLQELWKNELDWDKTLSELQQQQWYKIQDDHTPLSSIPVPRYIGIGTENKLFCFTDASAKAYSAAVYLYSSVGRTANVNLVFSKARVAPTKQLSIPRLEFLAVVIGTRCLNYVTEQLQLTVTDRVLWTDSQCVLHWMKSHKPLPVFVQNRLKEIKSHKDIKFRYVTTTQNPADLATRGVSAEALIDNQLWWNGPSWLRDDETKWPSWDFQQIDDHKLDQMAKQAGSPQIMYETPALIEVENKQEHSVKPVAPFELNEKNYSCLTRLLRVTEWALRFILKVEKKSTGKEELKAEEIEQAKLMRERHVQNSSFSSEINAVKKNTKNNLKDQLGLQLDQNRIPRCHGRMIRENLPESSTFPKLLPKNHAFTSLLINSFHEKLMHAGVSHTLSAIRREFWIPQGRTTFVLCLRRFIARRGKPKEIISDNASQFKLAKSTVEEAWQFARNSPDTQSYLANEGITWSFIIELAPWMGGFYERLVGRIKQALRKSIGKIFLNIVQLETILTEIEAVINSRPLVYVGADLKSGFALTPGDFLSLNPKTGVPFLETEDEQLQDPDFVEKLSSAKKLLETWKKGQKHLNTFWKLWFDEYVLSLRERSQKYLKAPRVQANVQPTKGDVVLLKESSPRGTWKLAMIEEIITSKDNEVRAATIRTATGKLLNRPLNFLCPLESAEVKQESNECTEPRSSSEEQPDVPKQKSRIEPAEKRPLRRAAAEARRKLNRLLKT from the exons ATGGCATCCAAGTTGGGATGGATACTCACAGGCAGAATTAAGTGTCAAGAAGCTCAATCTGCTCCTTCAATTTCAATGCTGACATACACATCCAGTCCAGTCAATGCACAGCTTGCTGCTCAGTTCAATGTCCAAACACTACCAACCGAACAGAAACCACAGCTGGACGATTTCTGGAAACTTGAAACACTTGGAATCAGTGAGCCCATGAGTGTAAATGATGACGACCAAGCCCTTCAGAAATTTAACGACACAGTCAGATTTGAAGATGGCAGATACCAGGTAACCTGGCCATGGAAAAAAGAATCCCCTTCACTGCCAACAAATTACCAACTTGCATTGGGAAGGTTGAGATGCCTTACCAATAGACTTGCCAAAAACCCAGAACATCTGACCAAATATGATGCTGTAATCCAGGACCAGCTTCACAAGGGTATCGTTGAAATTGTACCTGATGAAGAATCTGTAAACACATTGAAGCACTACATCCCACACCATGAGATTGTGACACCTGAGAAGACCACAACAAAAATACGCATtgtctttgatgcttcagctAAAATCAAAAAAGGAAGCCAAAGCCTAAATGAAAACCTACACCGTGGTCCAATAATACTGGAAGATTTATGTGGACTCCTGATTAGGTTCAGACTTAACAGAGTGGCGCTAATTGCTGATGTCGAAAAAGCATTTCATCAAGTGGGGCTTCAACCTGAAGACAGAGATGTAACACGATTTCTCTGGTTAAAAGATGCCACAAAGCCCACTCTAGAAAACAATGTACAGGAACTGAGATTCACCCGAGTTCCATTTGGAATGATTTCAAGCCCATTCCTGCTGGCTGCTACAGTCAAGTATCATCTAAACAAAGCAGATACCCCAGTAGCCAAGAAGATTTCAGACAACATGTATGTGGACAACATGGTCACAGGAGTTGCCACATCAGAACAAGCAGTCGAATTCTACAAGGAAGCTAAGTCTCTTTTCCAGTCTTCATCGATGAATCTCCGTGAGTGGGCATCAAACTCTAAAGAATTCCTTCAGAACATTCCAGAAAGTGACCAAACAAGGGGAGACACCATGAAAATCCTTGGAACCACCTGGAACATGACCAGTGACACAATCTTTGTCAATGGATCTGAAACATCATCCTGTCCAGTCACCTCAAAACGAGAAGCATTACAGTCTACCCGCAGAATCTATGATCCATTAGGATTTTTTCctccagttacattaaacggaAAACTGTTTCTCCaagaactttggaaaaacgagtTAGACTGGGACAAAACACTCTCAGAATTACAACAGCAACAGTGGTACAAGATACAGGATGACCACACCCCACTGTCCTCAATTCCTGTGCCTAGATACATTGGTATAGGCactgaaaacaaactgttctgTTTCACTGATGCCTCAGCTAAAGCATACTCAGCAGCCGTATACCTGTACTCCTCAGTTGGCAGAACTGCCAATGTAAACCTGGTATTCTCTAAAGCTCGTGTTGCCCCAACAAAGCAACTCAGTATTCCAAGACTGGAATTTTTAGCTGTTGTTATTGGAACAAGGTGCCTGAACTATGTAACTGAACAACTGCAGTTGACAGTGACTGACCGAGTACTGTGGACAGACTCACAGTGCGTTCTTCATTGGATGAAAAGCCACAAACCGCTGCCCGTCTTTGTCCAAAACAGGCTAAAAGAGATCAAGTCACACAAAGACATCAAGTTCAGATATGTAACCACAACTCAAAATCCAGCTGACTTAGCCACTAGAGGTGTTTCTGCAGAAGCCCTCATCGACAATCAACTGTGGTGGAATGGACCATCTTGGCTCCGTGatgatgaaaccaaatggcCTTCATGGGACTTTCAACAGATAGATGACCACAAGCTAGACCAGATGGCCAAACAAGCTGGTAGTCCACAGATCATGTACGAGACTCCAGCCTTGATTGAAgtggaaaacaaacaagaacacTCTGTAAAGCCAGTTGCACCttttgaactgaatgaaaagaaCTATTCTTGCCTGACAAGACTTCTCAGAGTGACTGAGTGGGCCTTACGATTCATCCTGAAAGTTGAGAAGAAAAGTACAGGAAAAGAAGAACTtaaagccgaagaaattgaaCAAGCAAAATTGATGAGGGAGAGACATGTTCAGAACAGTagtttttcatcagagatcaatgCAGTTAAGAAGAACACCAAGAACAATCTGAAGGATCAACTAGGCCTACAGTTAGATCAAAATAGAATCCCCCGTTGCCATGGTAGAATGATCAGAGAAAATCTTCCAGAAAGTTCTACCTTCCCAAAGCTTCTACCAAAGAACCATGCCTTTACCAGCTTACTCATTAAcagttttcatgaaaaactgaTGCATGCTGGAGTATCCCATACACTGTCAGCAATCAGACGAGAATTCTGGATCCCACAAGGAAGAACAACG TTTGTTTTGTGTCTTAGAAGATTTATTGCCAGGCGTGGCAAGCCTAAAGAGATTATTTCTGACAATGCTTCACAGTTCAAGCTAGCAAAGTCCACGGTTGAAGAAGCATGGCAGTTTGCAAGAAATAGCCCCGACACACAGAGTTACTTAGCCAACGAAGGAATTACATGGAGCTTTATTATTGAACTGGCCCCCTGGATGGGAGGCTTCTATGAACGTCTTGTGGGACGTATAAAACAAGCTCTCCGAAAGAGTATTGGCAAGATCTTTTTGAACATTGTCCAGTTGGAAACTATTCTTACGGAAATCGAAGCAGTCATAAATTCACGACCACTAGTGTATGTGGGAGCTGATCTGAAATCTGGATTTGCACTAACCCCTGGTGACTTCCTTAGTCTAAACCCGAAAACCGGTGTACCATTCCTAGAAACAGAAGATGAACAACTGCAAGATCCAGACTTCGTTGAAAAACTCAGTTCAGCCAAGAAGCTTCTTGAAACATGGAAAAAAGGACAGAAACATCTTAACACATTCTGGAAACTGTGGTTTGATGAATATGTGCTAAGTCTCCGTGAAAGAAGCCAGAAGTACTTAAAAGCCCCTAGAGTTCAAGCAAACGTTCAACCTACAAAGGGAGATGTCGTGCTACTGAAAGAAAGTTCACCAAGAGGAACCTGGAAACTAGCAATGATTGAAGAAATCATCACAAGCAAAGATAACGAAGTACGAGCGGCCACTATCCGAACAGCAACAGGAAAGCTGCTGAACCGACCATTGAACTTTCTGTGTCCTTTGGAGAGCGCAGAAGTAAAACAAGAGTCTAACGAGTGTACCGAGCCTAGAAGTAGCAGTGAAGAGCAGCCTGATGTACCCAAGCAGAAGAGCAGAATTGAACCTGCCGAGAAACGCCCTCTTCGCAGAGCTGCAGCCGAAGCAAGAAGAAAGCTTAACAGATTACTGAAAACTTAa